In the genome of Sulfurimonas autotrophica DSM 16294, the window TATGACAGGATTCTTTTTTCTGCAACGGCAAAAGAGATTCCAACAAAACTGTTTGAGCAGTTAGCTGATGGAGGAATACTTGTGGCCCCTTTACAAAAAAGAAACACGCAGGTGATTACCCGTTTTATAAAAAATGGTGACTATATTGAAGAAGAAGAGCTTGAAGATTGTGATTTTGTCCCTATACTTGACGGTGTGCTTAAGTAGCTTTATAAGCTTTTTTATATTTTTATAGTAGAATAGTATTAATTCAATTTAGGGCGTGATTATGGAAGATATGTATGGCATAAAGTATTCAAAGCCGGAAGTTGTTCTGCTTCAAGAGACTGGTATTGGAGTGGCTGAAACGGCTGCGCGCACATGTTATGACAGCTTTTGCAACAGTGAGAATGAAGTTGTTCAAGAGATTGAAAATATACTGCCTGATACGCAAATGTGCGAGTCTCTTAACAATATAGAAGAATCGCAGCTGCTTGATGATTTGGCATGGACTTACTTTCACCATTCTATTTTGGAACATGCAAATCTTAGTTATCTTATTCGCTCAACAAGCAGAGGTGTTTTACAAGAGCATGCAAGACACCGTATACAGGCCATTAGCGTAAGAAGCACTCGCTATACTATGAGCTCTCTTATTAATGCTTTTGTAGCATCAAAACATGGCGAAGATAAAGAGTTTTTTATAAATAAAGTTTTGGAATTTGATATGTTTGTAACTGCAGATGAAGCGTATAACAGACTTGAAATCGGGGGAATGTATGAGAAGCTTGATTTTCAGTCAAAAAAAGTAGAAAATTTCCATGATATTGCCGTAGCTAAAAGTTCACTTCATTTGATTAAAGAACTTCAAGGCAAATCTCAAGAACTCTATAATGCTTTGCAGGCAGGAAAAAAGAAAAGAAACGTAGGCGATGCTTTTAAGCACATTATTACAGACAATGTCAAAGTAGATATGGTGGTGACATTTAACCTCAGAAGTTTGAAAAACTATCTTACATTACGTGACAGCGGTGCCGCATATTTTCAAATACGCTGGCTTGCTCAGGAGATGATGAAAGTTACTCCTCAGAAATACCTTGATTTAATTATCAAGAAAAAATAGGACTTTTTATGTATAAAATTTTAATACTGGCAACACTCTTTTTTACAGGATGCTCAAACATTACTATAACGGCTGCAATGTGTGATAAGCTCGAGAGTGAACCGGGTGCTACAGTACCACAGGAGTGTAAGGCATACAGTGAAAAAGAAGCCGACAAAGCATTCAACAAAGTTGTCAATGAGAAAAAAGTATCTGACTCAGATATAGAATTTCACATAGAAAAGTAGTATAATTCCAAAAAGATTTATAAAGGAATAAAATATGGCTAGAAGTGAAGTATGTGAATTATGTGGAAGCAGTGAAGATGTGAGTCTTTTAGAACTGCCTGTGAGTGACTCAAGTGAAGATCAAAGCGTTTATGTTTGTGCTACATGTAAAAATCAAATAGAAAATGATGAGCTTGATGAAACGCACTTCAACTGCCTGAATGACGCAATGTGGAGTGAAGTGCCGGCTGTGAAAGTAATGTCATATATTTTATGGAATAAGCTGGGTCGTACAGATATGACAGATATGATGTATCTTGAAGAGGAAGAACAAAAACTTGCAGATGCTGCTATAAATGCATATGCAAACAAAGTAGTCTTTCGTGATGCAAACGGTGTTGAACTCAAAGCCGGCGACAGTATTGTAATACTCAAAGATTTAGATGTAAAGGGTGCGGGATTCACTGCAAAACGCGGTACTACTGTAACTCGTATTGCGCTTCCTAATGATATAGATGACCATGTTGAGGGTCGTGTCAACGGAACAAAGATTTATTTAAAAACTGAATTTATTAAAAAAGCCTAATGAAACCATACGAGCGATTTTATAAAATAGAGAAGGATTTTCGCAATCCTTATGCTCGTGATCGAGATAGAATTATTCACTCCGGTTCATTCAGAAAACTGGAGTATAAGACACAGGTTTTTTTAAATCACGAGGGTGATTTTTTTCGCACTCGTTTGACACACTCTATAGAAGTCTCTCAAATTGCCCGCTCTATTACTTCTCAATTAGAACTGAATGAATCATTGGCCGAAGCCATAGCACTTGCGCATGATTTGGGTCATACGCCTTTTGGCCATGTCGGTGGTGATACTCTGGATGAATGTTTAAAAGCTGACGGATTTTCTAACGGTTTTGAGCATAATTTTCAATCGTTTAGAGTTGTTACAAAACTTGAAAAAAGGTATAAAGGTTTTAACGGGCTCAATCTTACTTTTGCAACACTCGAAGGTATATTAAAACACTCCTATCCATACAAAAAGCTCTTTCTCCCACGTATAATAGATGAACAGTTTGATTTAAGCAGACATCCTACTTATGAAGCTATGGTTGTGGATCGTGCTGATGAAATAGCATATATGAGTCATGATATTGATGATGGAGTTAATTCCGGAATTATTACATTTGAAGATTTAAGAGCGAGTGAATTGGCATGTGAAATATTAGAAAAAGTTGCTGCCGAAGGTGTTACAGATGAGAACGATGAGATGTTTCGCTATAGGTTCAGTTCGCACCTTATCAATCATTTAGTTTATTCATTACTTGAATATTCAAAACAAAAAGTTGCTCATCGCGAAGAGATGCCTATAGGTTTTGAAAAAGAGCTTGAAACTCAAATCAAAAAGTTGAAAAAAATTCTTTTTGTAAAAATGTATCAGCATAAAAATATAGTTAGAAAAATGTATGCCGGAAAACAGGCAATAAAAGGTCTATATAAAGGCTTGATGGAACAAGATAAAATGCTTCCGCAATTTTATTATAAGCAGTTACATGTAAGAAATAAACACCGCGTTATAGCTGACTATATTGCAAGTATGAGCGATAGATACGCAGTGAATTTTCATAATGAAATGTATGCAAATATATAATAAGTGCAATAGTTTATTATATATGTGATATTTTAGTAACTAATTCTTTTGTTACATTATCTACATGTAAAAGTTTTTTTCTTATAGTATCTATAAACTTTTTTGTAGTATGCATTTTATCAATTTGCTCAGATGTAACATTTACAGAATTTTGTGCCTCACTTTTGATAATTTTTGAATTTTCTGTGTCTGCTAAACTTTTTTGGTATGCACTCTCTACCTCATGACTTGCTTCACTTAGACTTGATTGTAACTCTTTTGAAATTTCTACAAGTTCAAGAGTAGACTTGGCATTTACTTCTACGCTGCCGCTTGCATCTGAAATACTTTGCACAATTACATTTACGCTTGCATTAATTTCCGTAAGTGCTCTTTGGGTATTTTCAGCCAGTTTTCTTACTTCATCCGCCACGACTGCAAAACCGCGTCCATGTTCACCGGCACGGGCTGCTTCAATAGCTGCATTTAAAGCTAAAAGATTTGTTTTATCGGATATATCGGATATGATATTTAAAATGCCTTTAATATCTTCGGCATTTTGTGTTAATGATTTAAGATCGTCGTTAACAGTTATCTCTCCGTCATGCGTTTGCATTACCTGATTTTCCAACATAGACATTTGTGAAACTGAATTGTCTAATTTTTCTGAAACATTATTTAGGCTACTTAACACATCTTCTGAAAATTCAAGATTTTGTTTGGATTCATCTTCTATAAGGTTTAATTTCTTAAGAAGATTGTTTGCAGAGTTCGCTGATGCGCTAAAATCATCTTCTAATTGTAAAACACTTTGGTTTAGTTCTTCTAAATCTTTGTCTATTTTACTGGATGTTGCCGCTAACTGTTTTGCTTCATTTACTTTTGCCGTAAATTTATTAATAAGCTCAACCATTTCTCTGTACTCTTTGGAAAATGCCAATTTAATATTTATTGTATCTCCTGCTTTAAAATCAGCCAGTGTAGCTATGATTTTTTTTGCAACATCAACACCGTTTATTTTTTCATCAATATCATGTACCAAAATAACAATGGCAATAATTACCTGTACGATTTGAGAGATAATATTATCGGTGAAAACAAAAGCATTTATAAGCAGTAGTACAATGCCAATCCAGTGAACAAGTCTCATACGGAGAAAAAGTGAAGTCATAGATTTATCCTTAAGTAAATATATAAGGAAGTATTATAGCATTAAAATTAAGTTTTGGAAATATTTTGTATAAGAAGAGAAACGTTCTCCCTAAGGAGAAACGTTTACAGGCGTGATTCGTAACGTCTCATCATATAAAGACGTTTAAGCATTTTTTTACGAGAAGCAATTTTGAATTTCTTACGTTTTTCAGTCTCTGTTTCATGGAAACGGCGAGCACGAGCTTCTGTAACGATTAAGTTACGGTCAACTTGTTTTTTGAAACGTCTGTAAGCAGCATCAAAATTATCATCTGAGCGTAGTACAATACCAGGCATATCACATCACCCACTTTCTGTTTAAATTTGAAATGAAATTATACCATAATTTTTAGTCAGAATGCTATATTTTGAAATTTTTTGTTTTGGAAAATTGTTTTATTTAAAATAGTTAGATTTATTACAATAATTTTAGTATAATCAAATACTTAAAAATTATATGGAGATTTATGTCTAAGTTTTATTCTATATCTGTAGTGAATGGATATGCGTTTATTTTATATTTAGAAAAAAATAATAATAATCTTAGTATCTTAGATAATGAAGAGATAGAAGTATCTGAACTGGCATCTTTTATTAAAGAAAAAAAGAATCTTTATATAAGTACTTTACAAAAATTTGAATTTTCTCAAAATATACAAGTACCTGTAGCAATTGCTAAGAGTAGAAATATCAAAAATTATCTTTTATATAAAATAAAAGAGTCTAATCCCGATATAGATGTTTTGTTTAATTTTCATAAACTTCCAAAACAAAATGATGAAGAAAATATTAGCTACAATATAGAAGTTTT includes:
- a CDS encoding FAD-dependent thymidylate synthase encodes the protein MEDMYGIKYSKPEVVLLQETGIGVAETAARTCYDSFCNSENEVVQEIENILPDTQMCESLNNIEESQLLDDLAWTYFHHSILEHANLSYLIRSTSRGVLQEHARHRIQAISVRSTRYTMSSLINAFVASKHGEDKEFFINKVLEFDMFVTADEAYNRLEIGGMYEKLDFQSKKVENFHDIAVAKSSLHLIKELQGKSQELYNALQAGKKKRNVGDAFKHIITDNVKVDMVVTFNLRSLKNYLTLRDSGAAYFQIRWLAQEMMKVTPQKYLDLIIKKK
- a CDS encoding deoxyguanosinetriphosphate triphosphohydrolase family protein — encoded protein: MKPYERFYKIEKDFRNPYARDRDRIIHSGSFRKLEYKTQVFLNHEGDFFRTRLTHSIEVSQIARSITSQLELNESLAEAIALAHDLGHTPFGHVGGDTLDECLKADGFSNGFEHNFQSFRVVTKLEKRYKGFNGLNLTFATLEGILKHSYPYKKLFLPRIIDEQFDLSRHPTYEAMVVDRADEIAYMSHDIDDGVNSGIITFEDLRASELACEILEKVAAEGVTDENDEMFRYRFSSHLINHLVYSLLEYSKQKVAHREEMPIGFEKELETQIKKLKKILFVKMYQHKNIVRKMYAGKQAIKGLYKGLMEQDKMLPQFYYKQLHVRNKHRVIADYIASMSDRYAVNFHNEMYANI
- the rpsU gene encoding 30S ribosomal protein S21, which codes for MPGIVLRSDDNFDAAYRRFKKQVDRNLIVTEARARRFHETETEKRKKFKIASRKKMLKRLYMMRRYESRL
- a CDS encoding methyl-accepting chemotaxis protein, which codes for MTSLFLRMRLVHWIGIVLLLINAFVFTDNIISQIVQVIIAIVILVHDIDEKINGVDVAKKIIATLADFKAGDTINIKLAFSKEYREMVELINKFTAKVNEAKQLAATSSKIDKDLEELNQSVLQLEDDFSASANSANNLLKKLNLIEDESKQNLEFSEDVLSSLNNVSEKLDNSVSQMSMLENQVMQTHDGEITVNDDLKSLTQNAEDIKGILNIISDISDKTNLLALNAAIEAARAGEHGRGFAVVADEVRKLAENTQRALTEINASVNVIVQSISDASGSVEVNAKSTLELVEISKELQSSLSEASHEVESAYQKSLADTENSKIIKSEAQNSVNVTSEQIDKMHTTKKFIDTIRKKLLHVDNVTKELVTKISHI
- a CDS encoding PhnA domain-containing protein, yielding MARSEVCELCGSSEDVSLLELPVSDSSEDQSVYVCATCKNQIENDELDETHFNCLNDAMWSEVPAVKVMSYILWNKLGRTDMTDMMYLEEEEQKLADAAINAYANKVVFRDANGVELKAGDSIVILKDLDVKGAGFTAKRGTTVTRIALPNDIDDHVEGRVNGTKIYLKTEFIKKA